AACCACAAAAATGTTATATCATCAAAAGAATGACCTCGTTACTGAGAAGATGGTTAATAAATGTCTAACTTTGAAACTGGGTGTCACAAAAGACATAACTGCTGGGATAACTGTGGAACTAATGTGTGTGGACATGGCCTCCATGCTGACTGTTGCTGAGAACAGTGTGTGCTCTGTGAACGAGGCGGCAGGGAGAATTGTCATGGCTGAGAGGCTGATTTCTCCTAAGGCTCAAAATATTAAAGAGCATTcatcaaagaaaaagatgacCTTATGGGGAAGGTCGAAAAACATCCATTCATCCAGACACATGGAGGACTAGCCGAGGACAAGCGGCTTTAGCAGGAACCTGATACAGAAGCTCCTGTCAATACCCCAATACAATGAACTATATCACTTTGTACAGAATACATTAATCTCACTGCTGTCAGTTCACTTGaattgaatatttttctttgcaTAAGACTGTTTCAATAGGCTTAATATATTTTTGACTGGCTTCAAGAAATAGTTGAATTTTTGTAAAAGAAGTCAATAaaatttcagtttaaagttGTTTAGCAGCAGCTGGATATTAAGACCTATGTGGATCACAGAACCCTCCATGAAGTGTATGGCGTTAACATATAGCATCATGTGGAAGAGCTACGACATCCGATAACTGAGGTGCTTGTGGAAGACtcattcaaacaaacaacaaattggccatccctccatccattttCTGGAGCTTATCTGGAGTCAGGTCAGTAGTTGCATAGCAAGGTTTGCCCAGTCTTGCTTCTCCCCAGCAACACTTTCCAGTTCCTTCTGTGCGTTGCCAAGCCAGATGAAATATGTAGTTTAGCATGTTCTGGGTCTACCCGCGGCCTCCCCATCTGTTGGACATGCCCAGAAAACCTCCACTGGAATGCCACCAGGAAGCATCTTGATCAGATGTCCAAACCACTTGAAATGGGTCCTTTCAACGCTGAGGATCAGTGGCTCTCCTCCCTCCGGATGTCCAAGTCCCTTATCTTATCTCTAAGGCTGAgcccagccaccctgcggaCGAATCTCAGTTCAGCCACTTGTATATGCAATCTCATTCTTTCGGTCACCATTCAGAGTTCATGGCCATAGGTGAGGGTTGGAACGTGCTGTAGACTGACTACATAAAAGGCTTtgcaaaattaacaaaattaacaaacaaataaattagGGTTCGGGTTAGGTTATTAGGGTGCATAGaagtttttttccattttgaccTTCAATAACATCAGCTCTAAACAGCATGCATAAGTTTTTCACTAGTTGGCCATGTAACTGGCTCAGCTGCATTTTATAACTGGTGGTTTCAGCAGTGGGTGGGTTGGCACAGATTCGCAGCAGGCAATGGTCCAGGCAGCACTTGGAGAATGAAGGTCATTTGACCGTGTTTAGACCAGCCTCATCCTGTCATCAGATAAAatgtttcctcttccttctgAACTCATTCTTTTCTGTACTATGGTTTCTAGAAAAtgatcacatactgtataacCATCTCACTTATGCCTATACTAAAATCCcagcaaaaaacaaagtgaagagtTTTTTGCTTTCTACAAATTTCATGGTCCATGTCTAAAGGCCACTCATGATGAGACGCTATCTTTGCAAGAAAATCATGGCAAGGTTTCAACAAGGCTGACATGTGATCTCAAGTTCATACCATACAAAAGAGTTTCCCTTTCAACTTCAACGCCTCTGATTCACTCTGATTACAACAATTGACTTCCTGTATCATTCTAGGAAGGCTGGCACACCCAACAGCTACAAACATATAGTATACATTTACACAATACGTAGCAATAAAATATGCTGCATTGTTATATATGTACACTCAAAAGTACACATAACACCCAACAGCATCTGAAGCAGTTAAAATTAAATTCGTCTTAACTGGCTACAACATTACAGTACCACTTAATATaatatcttttgtttttcattcttttggTACATTTTGTGCTCATTGTTCTCTAGTTCTACTTCAATCACATTTTGAATGCACcactttctttcactttcacttagGAAAATGATCAGAATACTTGTTCAAACGTTAGtatttactgttgttgttgttgctgctgttgttatgaAGTAAAAAGCAATTGGTTTGTAAAGCTGCAAGCTTGTGTGAAGTGACCGgccttttattctgaaaaactCGATGCGGAAGCCTCGTGCTTTTTTGTCCTTTGCCAGCAAAATTGTAGACGAGCAGAGGAGTTTCGGCGTCGCCAGCAGCCTGCGGGTGTCTCGGTCGTGATGGTGcagtctgtggtgctgctgctgctgctcggacTCGTACCTGTCGTATTGTGCCGGGCAGAGTTTGTTCCACCCACGGTGAATATCAGCCTGGATGAAGATCCAGAAGTGCGATGGATGCCTCTTCTGAAAATCTTTGACATAGAGTACCTCAAGAAAGCAGGCGCCGAGGTCATTGAGTAAGTTTTCCAGAGGCATAAAATGTGGTTAATTACACGGTCGaagtaatgataataatagtaGGTATTTATTtcttgaaataaaaactttcaaGAATGTCTCTGTTACCCTGCAATGCTACGTCTATCCGCTGCGCACAAGTTAGCAAGCAGTTATGAGTAGAGCATAGCTAATATATGTCCGTAGTAAAAAGGTTATTCATAAACAGGCTATTGAAAATAAGTTTGTCAGGATCAAAACatgaatgtatttttaacaAGGTTTATGAAGAATTTCTTCTGTAACTAACAGGCCAAATGTGGCCTAGTTTCACTTTCTATTCCATTATCAGAGATGGTAAACAAAGTGCAGGTGAGCTGTATTCACCAGAGACATAACCACAAATGgctaaaaaataaattcagctacaaagctaacatgctaacataaTGTTAATTTAAAATTCACGTTATGTCAGCCTGTAATCATTGGCTAGATGAGTTTGTACATAGACATCtgtttattactattattatttttattattattttatttatttttttgtcagtacTACAGTTCCAAAATGGGTCCATCATGCAATTATACCTGTAGTGGCGGCCTTGGAGAAGTATGTTCCTCAGCCTTATGCAGGGGAGATCCGTGGTATGGCCTCATACTTTGGAGGAAGCATCTCAGATGTCATCATTCTCAACTTTGCCTATGAAATATCTGCGTATGTATGATTTCAAATCTACTTACTTTAAATCTACTTGCATTCATAGTTACATAGTTACGTTCATAGTAGTTTGCAGAGGCACCCAATGTCTAACAACTATCAAGGTGAAAGGTCACTCATGCATGCAAACAAACTCTATGCATCCCTAGATTTTGCACTAGCATCGTAGCTCAGGACAAAAACGGACACGTGTACCACGGCAGGAATCTTGATTATCCACACGATGTTCTGAGGAATCTGACCATCGACATAATTTTCCTCAAGAATGGAGAGGTACAGTATGTATTCTATATGTTTAAAAACTTAACAGTAGGCTGCTGTAGCACCACCAACTATACCTAGAAAATAGACATCATTAATGTCAAATCACATATCAGTCTATAGACTTTAACAGTTGCACAATGGAAGTGCTTACATCATGATTTGAAGTCCAGGATACAatatgatttttgttgttgttgttgttgttgttgaaaccCCCATTCAGGTGGCATACCGTGGAACTTCTTTTGCTGGCTATGTTGGACTGTGGACAGGACAGAGTCCTAATAAATTTACCATCTCTGGCGACCAACGAGGCAAGACCACACTTCACTTCAGCAGTCATGTTTGTCCAAGAAGGCTGCAGTAGTctgattttattgtttctttttgtttacatgtttgtttgtcatCATCAGGCACCGAACACTGGTGGAACTGGTGGAAGAATGTGGTGTCTGCTTTCCTCCTTCAGAGATCCCCGGTCAGCTGGCTGGTGAGGGAGGTGAGTATGTTATGAAAATTGGCATAAAGAGAGCATTTACTGTATACGGAAGTTAAACTAATTGTGTGTAACCTATGCAGACACTGGCGGAAGCAGAGAACTTTCAGGATGCAGTGATGCGTCTTTCCAAAATTCCCATCATCACTGGGGTGTATTACATTGTGGGTGGGGTGCGAGCTGGGGAAGGGGTCGTCATCACCAGAGACCGAGCGGGCCCCGCTGATATCTGGCCACTGGATCCTGTGAATGGAGAGTAAGCAAAATAAAGGATCTGAACACAGTCATGTATTTTGAAGTGTCTGTTGAGTATGATTACACAAATGTGTGTTCTGGTTTTAGATGGTTCAGAGTGGAGACAAACTTTGACCACTGGCGTCCTCCCCCAGCCAGGGATCATCGAAGGTGAGTCATCTCACATGATGAAGACTGTACATCCACAGTATTTTTGGTGTTACTATTATTACACTGTTGTTATGTGTTAACTTCCCAGGGACGCAGCCAAAAAAGCACTAAATGCTACTGGCCAAGATCACATAAACATGGATACACTTTATCAGGCAAGTATGGACCAAAGTACCTGTGATACTATCTGAAACTATTTAGTGCACATTTAGTAAGTCAGAGTCAATGTATGGATTTGTAACAGAGTGTTATCCTGCAGGTTTTGTCGCTGTATCCAGTGTGTAATCGGTAAGCAGGAAGTTATCTGTTTATTACCCTTAAAGAATCACATGACACATTCATGTCGCTGGGATGAGGCAGCTGTGTGCATACCATTTTCAATTCCCTTTGCCTCCCCCTCAGCAATAATGTCAATAGGCCTTTGTATGATACCCTACCTCAGCACATAGTGAGTAGCATATAGAACAGCTGAGTTTCAATCAGGGTGTTTAAAATGTTGAGTGTATTTTATGCAGTTTTTAAAGAAACCTTTACAGATTTTTTGGGATAAAGTTCATATATTGCATCTAATTTAATATTATCCAATGTTGACTGTCTTGATAATCTCCCAGAATTACTGTTTACACAACAACAATGAGTGCAGCAACTCCTGAGAAGTACAAAACACTTGTCAGGCCACAGGTAATTACATTATGTCTAATATACATATGTTTGTTTGTACTTTTGATTTCTATCTAAGTCATTTGTTCAGCAATGAAGTGGTGATATGCCACTGAAAATATGACTCTCATTTTTTCTAATCTCTTTCAAGGGCTGCATTAAGACTGACTGAACTTCTGAACAACGCACTGATTTCTGCTGCACTGTATCTGAACTTAACAACATAGTTATATGCCAATTCATGATTATGTGGAGATGATATGATGATGATAGTTGAGACTAGAAGGGATTGTACACATGCATTTTTAGGGTGACAGCACGTTTCTGCTTCTAATTAATCAAAAAATGTCGTGACTGTTTtttacacatgtacatgcaaTTTATATGTCAAGcctaataaaacatttttaatactgAAATATTgtacacatgcatttttttagGGTGACAGTGCTTTTCTGCCTCATGACTGTCTTCTGCGCGTCCTCCATTCATTGTTGAACATTTTGAACACCTGTGTAACTCAGTATAAAACAGCAGCCTTTGTTGCTCAGGCTATGAGACGATCGTTCTTTCTAGTCCCCCATATTTCAGGGGAAGTGCTCACTTCCCCTGAACGCAGTAATTATTCTTCCTTTAACTGATGAGGAAATTGAACATTATTGTATCATTGTATTGCTATTATTGAGACAAACATGTCTCCAAGGCGAGACTTGTTACAGACACCAATACCAAATTCTTACATGACTCTCAACATTGATGGTTTAGTGTGTAGACCATATCATCAGAAATACATTGCTAGCTATGCAGATGTATTAACCTGTGTGGAGAGACAAGACAGCTGAACGTGTAGAACAGTTGTCAATGGTAATAGAGAAATGTTGTCTTTAtttaaagaacaataaaaatctgtgtttccTACATGTGCCAGCCCATGTTGCACATGAGTCTTTTACTCCAATCCTAAGCCAGCAATGGATGTAGATGTTTGGCTTGTGACTAACCCTGTGGTGAGTATGTGCATGGTTGATAAAttccacacatttcacatttctagTAAGATGTGTTTTGATTTACGCGTACTGTGTTTATGCACCATAGGGGAATCTAAATTGCCTCCTTGatccttttttaaaacatttttcattattgatcaGTAGTATCATGTTGTTCTCATTCATTGAGGTAGAcaaatgttttgtgattttattaTAGTAATAGCTCTGTTGCTTAGACTGACAGTTTTCCTGAGCTAACGTCACGTGTTATTTAGTTAGTGTTGATCTCAGGATCAAAAGCAGGTGGATGGGAGTGGTCTGTGAAggattgtttttcttctttaggTCTTTAGTTAGTATTAGGCTTATGAGTCTTATAAGTAGGCCCTAAAAACAATAGTTCACTGTGTCTCTCTAGGATAGTTGTCTGCCAGAATTCTGCTGGCTTATTCCGATCAGCAGTAGCCATAGCAACCAAGGTTGTAGTACAGACCCTACACCTGTAGTAATAGAGATAGGTTCTCTTTGACCTGCCTCCAGTGGAGCCGGTCAAAGCCATGAAGAACAGCCTGTGTCTCATGGTTAGTTAGTTAcacaagctgcagctgcagaatgTTTAGTCACACTCTCAGACTGTTAGATCTGTAACATTGTAAAACCTGTTACAGTTCTAGAATGTCTTGAAACAATTCTACAATTTTGGGGTAGAGCTCTGGAATATTAAGCGACACAGAACTTTCAAAGATTCAGTTGAGTATACTGGTACAGTCCTCAAATGTTATGTGAACTGTAGCTTTCAAAGTTGTTATTGGAACTTTTAAAGATTGAGTTATAGAATACTGAGGTACAGTTCTATAATGTTATGTGAAGTGTAGCTGTTACATTTCCAGTAACTCTTAGTTTGATAGAACTGTATAATTACAACTGTGACTCTTTACAATTCTAGAATGACAGGCTACAATTGCTCcgtctctccatcagtttcggggtccttggcctgaaaaacgttgaagacCCCTGTTATCTGTAATGCGGTTTTCAAAAATTACAAATGCAGAATGATAATTTACACACCTAGATTgtcaaaactgtaaaattataGAATAGATAATAGATAACAGTGACCCATTCAAGTTCTAAAATGCTGGGCAGTTCTGGAATGTTAAATGACATGGAACTTTCAGAGATTCAGTTCTAGAATGCACGGCCACAGTTCTAATTGTTTAGTCGCATTCCTAAAAAGTTACATTTCTTacaattattttaaaattattgtaaaaaactgaaatgctgCTATGGAATTTGGGATGTGGAAATGTATAAAAATCCTTCGAAATGTTATATTGCAAAAGCTGAAAATCCTGGTGGACCAGTATAAGGAAGGGTGCTGAATTTCTTTTGCTCTTTAcctaaaaacacagttttattcTAATTGCCAGCCAGTTTCCGCAGTCACTGTGCGCGCTCCCGTAAAGTTCATGCACTTCTTACAGGCAGAACTAGCAACACTTGTCAGTAGATCACATGATATGACAAAGCAGCTAGCTACTTCCTGTGTAGATTGCTAGCCAGTTTTCATCCAGACGGCCGCAGAGACTGCGACTGCTGTGTCATCCAAGATGCTGGCCCTCATTAACAGGCTTTTGGACTGGTTCAGGTCCCTGTTCTGGAAAGAGGAGATGGAGCTTACATTAGTGGGACTTCAGTACTCCGGAAAAACCACATTTGTCAATGTGATTGCAGTAAGTAGCTAGCAAACAAGCAGAGTCAGTGTGGGCCCAGGCTACTACCTGGAAGAGGTAGTGGACGAGGCTTTCTTTGCATATGTTACAGATTTATAAGTCATTGTTCTACAAATTCATGATATGACTCCAGAAAAATCTGTTGCCTTATAAATGGCGCGGGAGCAGCGCTGGTAACGATTtcactctgttgttgttttgctagCTAAAATGACGAAGTAGTTGGTATGACTGTGCGCTTACTTGTGAAACCAGTCATGTGAACGGACCCGTCAGAGCTACTGGTGTGTCAACATCGGCGATATGTTGACAACTCAGACTGCAACCACAATTTGTAAACAGCAGTCTGTCTTGTCTGCGTCGTCTATGTGGGTGTAAAGAAGCTTACGAGGCCTGGAGTCATCATGGCTACAGGCTGCCACCAGCTGCATATACCGTTCATATATCTTTACTATATATAGAGAATATCCTGTTGTATAGTTTAGCATTGCCCTGGGTCTTGTTTATGCCTCCTCCCACAGAAATGTCCCCCTGTTGTTAAGTCTAGATTTATGTCACGTCCTTGTTGAATGTTA
This region of Toxotes jaculatrix isolate fToxJac2 chromosome 3, fToxJac2.pri, whole genome shotgun sequence genomic DNA includes:
- the LOC121178675 gene encoding N-acylethanolamine-hydrolyzing acid amidase-like, coding for MVQSVVLLLLLGLVPVVLCRAEFVPPTVNISLDEDPEVRWMPLLKIFDIEYLKKAGAEVIDTTVPKWVHHAIIPVVAALEKYVPQPYAGEIRGMASYFGGSISDVIILNFAYEISAFCTSIVAQDKNGHVYHGRNLDYPHDVLRNLTIDIIFLKNGEVAYRGTSFAGYVGLWTGQSPNKFTISGDQRGTEHWWNWWKNVVSAFLLQRSPVSWLVRETLAEAENFQDAVMRLSKIPIITGVYYIVGGVRAGEGVVITRDRAGPADIWPLDPVNGEWFRVETNFDHWRPPPARDHRRDAAKKALNATGQDHINMDTLYQVLSLYPVCNRITVYTTTMSAATPEKYKTLVRPQGCIKTD